One window of Candidatus Phytoplasma solani genomic DNA carries:
- a CDS encoding AAA family ATPase, whose product MFKKPLAFALRPSTITDIIGQSHLINDQNGIISRMLKNNYASSLIFYGVPGIGKSSLAQALANDLQIEYDIFNATIDKKTKLEKIIQKALNFKKFIIIVEEIHRMNKDRQDILLQYLENGHLIMFACTTENPYFVINPSVRSRANIIKLERITIEEMLKGLNKLIINKKLPLNILKDSLLLICQFSNGDLRIAINMLELCLHLYPKEQITTKIIKQISSSANLTNFKNNDEHHNLKSALQKSIRGSDVDAALHYFARLLASGDHEALLRRMLITAYEDIGLANPMIIVHVKTAIDAFRQIGLPEGRIPLGLVIIEMCLSEKSNSAYLATNKAYEKAYLESREKLKNYQNSSNNFVNYNKYLLPPKKCKLEKILSSTINPKKRIYYIPKLHSEYEKKINKIHENFKQNI is encoded by the coding sequence ATGTTTAAAAAACCATTAGCATTTGCTTTACGCCCGTCAACAATAACTGATATCATTGGACAAAGTCATCTTATTAATGATCAAAACGGTATTATTTCGAGAATGTTAAAAAATAATTATGCTAGTTCTTTAATTTTTTATGGTGTTCCAGGTATTGGAAAAAGCAGCCTTGCCCAGGCATTAGCTAATGATTTACAAATTGAATATGATATTTTTAATGCTACAATTGATAAAAAAACCAAGTTAGAAAAAATTATTCAAAAAGCATTAAATTTTAAAAAATTTATTATTATTGTAGAAGAAATTCATAGAATGAATAAAGATCGTCAAGATATTTTATTACAATACTTAGAAAACGGTCATTTAATTATGTTTGCTTGTACTACTGAAAATCCATATTTTGTAATTAATCCGAGTGTTCGTTCAAGAGCCAATATCATTAAATTAGAAAGAATTACGATCGAAGAAATGTTAAAAGGCTTGAATAAGTTGATTATTAATAAAAAATTACCATTAAACATTCTAAAAGATTCTTTATTATTAATTTGTCAATTTTCTAACGGAGATTTACGTATTGCCATAAATATGTTAGAACTATGTTTACATTTATATCCTAAAGAACAAATTACAACAAAAATTATTAAACAAATTTCTTCATCAGCTAATTTAACAAATTTTAAAAATAATGATGAACATCATAATTTAAAATCAGCGTTACAAAAATCTATTCGAGGTAGCGATGTTGATGCAGCTTTACATTATTTTGCAAGATTATTAGCCAGTGGCGATCATGAAGCTTTATTAAGAAGAATGTTAATTACCGCTTATGAAGATATTGGATTAGCCAATCCAATGATTATTGTACATGTAAAAACAGCAATTGATGCTTTTCGTCAAATTGGATTACCAGAAGGACGTATTCCTTTAGGATTAGTAATTATTGAAATGTGTTTAAGCGAAAAATCAAATAGTGCTTATTTAGCGACTAATAAAGCTTATGAAAAAGCTTATTTAGAATCCAGAGAAAAATTAAAAAATTATCAAAATTCTTCGAATAATTTTGTTAATTATAATAAATACTTATTGCCACCAAAAAAATGTAAATTAGAAAAAATTTTATCATCAACAATAAATCCAAAAAAAAGAATTTATTATATACCTAAATTACACAGTGAGTATGAAAAAAAAATTAATAAAATACACGAAAACTTTAAACAAAATATATAA